A genomic segment from Paralichthys olivaceus isolate ysfri-2021 chromosome 22, ASM2471397v2, whole genome shotgun sequence encodes:
- the LOC109640810 gene encoding A-kinase anchor protein 11, whose translation MMHWEMFLVIYQTDSKTSNGPFADFFSLDLSLGGSHVVRGFFTQGQTEAVRFQRDSAVASVQDQMQAATSDSRVPEPNLETRGIPAGLRRTPPKTEALERFAQNMAENIIQPSISQREMVEPEVISANQDQETLGEVLASAVVEDALREVCAGCKLQGFQSSGSAGVTMDDDQAEKLSFSDGDFVNMDTEIDPVKELHTFKDTPHYHPALPVMGSLDYPDAPPTTPLLPELERSRDSFARKLKGGLAKVFLPSPPPTTPKEKGDDVCPIADNPRVELMEHLMNSLSAGDLVRDWFEAGAKMEDFAEALSCDVIDWVFRAGSREQIADDGELHRLAQQLAETIITSSLDEAVMSV comes from the exons ATGATGCATTGGGAAATGTTTTTGGTGATTTATCAGACAGATTCTAAAACCTCAAATGGTCCATTTGCAGATTTCTTCTCGTTGGATTTGTCACTCGGTGGGTCTCACGTGGTGAGAGGTTTCTTTACGCAGGGTCAAACGGAGGCAGTGCGTTTCCAACGGGACTCTGCAGTGGCCTCTGTGCAG GATCAGATGCAGGCAGCGACATCGGATTCAAGGGTGCCGGAGCCCAATCTGGAAACCCGTGGCATTCCTGCAGGCCTCAGGAGAACCCCCCCGAAGACTGAGGCCCTTGAGAGGTTTGCTCAAAACATGGCAGAGAACATAATCCAGCCGTCTATAAGCCAACGGGAGATGGTGGAACCTGAGGTGATCAGTGCTAATCAAGACCAGGAGACGTTGGGTGAGGTGTTAGCGTCCGCGGTGGTTGAGGATGCTCTGAGGGAAGTGTGCGCTGGTTGTAAACTTCAAGGTTTCCAGAGTTCGGGATCAGCCGGCGTAACGATGGATGACGATCAGGCTGAAAAATTGTCTTTCTCAGATGGAGACTTTGTGAACATGGACACAGAGATAGATCCAGTTAAAGAACTCCACACGTTCAAAGACACCCCTCACTACCACCCAGCTCTCCCCGTCATGGGATCCCTCGACTACCCCGACGCCCCTCCgaccacccccctcctccccgaGCTGGAGAGGAGCCGAGACAGCTTCGCCCGGAAGCTGAAAGGCGGCCTGGCGAAGGTTTTCCTGCCCTCGCCTCCTCCGACAACCCCGAAGGAGAAAGGGGACGATGTCTGCCCTATCGCCGACAACCCCCGGGTGGAGCTCATGGAGCATCTGATGAACTCGCTGTCTGCAGGTGACTTGGTGAGAGACTGGTTTGAAGCAGGAGCCAAGATGGAGGATTTCGCTGAGGCTCTTTCATGCGACGTCATAGACTGGGTCTTCAGGGCCGGAAGCAGAGAGCAGATAGCAGATGATGGAGAACTTCATCGACTGGCCCAGCAACTGGCTGAAACCATCATCACCTCGTCACTGGATGAAGCTGTAATGTCCGTCTAG